The Actinomadura sp. WMMB 499 genome includes a window with the following:
- a CDS encoding DUF418 domain-containing protein, with protein MPARSRSRSSADPAERPREEPGARPRVTEVDVLRGFALFGVVVVNTVGITGMPVPAPDADPGPVYWAYETLLHQRFFPIFSLLFGLSFGLFLDSVRDRTPNPRLLMLARLGFLIPIGALHRVFQPREVLLTYAVVGIAVLLPASFVPGRRVLLALGLAATGTAAATVGGSTLIPGFFLLGFALHRYGVENLQATPARRLAAAFLASLALATALNAWQVLAAAAPGSVLADSAGIMTASAYGTAVLLALRSRAGRLLRGLAPLGRTALTGYVGATFAIIAADRFVRLGASPDLLTAVALGTSVFLLALAFAHLWLRFARYGPLEWLWRCLTWWSPRPPRTRCQRFVSGL; from the coding sequence ATGCCGGCACGGTCACGGTCACGGTCGAGCGCGGACCCCGCGGAGCGCCCGCGCGAGGAGCCGGGGGCGCGCCCACGCGTCACCGAGGTGGACGTCCTCCGCGGCTTCGCCCTGTTCGGCGTCGTGGTCGTGAACACCGTGGGGATCACCGGGATGCCCGTGCCCGCACCCGACGCCGATCCCGGACCCGTCTACTGGGCGTACGAGACGCTGCTCCACCAGAGGTTCTTCCCGATCTTCTCGCTCCTCTTCGGGCTGAGCTTCGGCCTGTTCCTCGACTCGGTCCGGGACCGGACGCCGAACCCCCGGCTGCTCATGCTGGCCCGCCTGGGGTTCCTGATCCCCATCGGCGCGCTGCACCGGGTGTTCCAGCCCCGCGAAGTGCTGCTGACGTACGCCGTGGTCGGGATCGCCGTCCTGCTTCCCGCGTCGTTCGTGCCCGGCCGCCGCGTCCTCCTGGCGCTCGGGCTCGCCGCCACCGGGACGGCTGCGGCCACCGTGGGCGGGAGCACGCTCATCCCCGGCTTCTTCCTGCTGGGATTCGCGCTGCACCGGTACGGCGTCGAGAACTTGCAGGCCACCCCCGCACGCCGCCTGGCGGCCGCGTTCCTGGCGAGCCTCGCACTCGCCACGGCCTTGAACGCCTGGCAGGTTCTGGCGGCGGCCGCACCCGGCTCCGTCCTGGCGGACTCGGCGGGCATCATGACGGCGTCCGCCTACGGCACAGCGGTGCTGCTGGCCCTGCGCTCGCGGGCCGGGCGTCTCCTGCGGGGACTCGCGCCCCTCGGACGGACGGCGCTGACGGGCTACGTCGGCGCCACGTTCGCGATCATCGCGGCCGACCGGTTCGTCCGCCTCGGTGCCTCGCCCGACCTCCTGACCGCCGTCGCCCTGGGCACGAGCGTCTTCCTGCTCGCGCTGGCGTTCGCCCATCTGTGGCTCCGCTTCGCCCGGTACGGGCCGCTCGAGTGGCTCTGGCGCTGCCTCACCTGGTGGAGCCCGCGACCGCCACGCACGCGATGTCAGCGGTTTGTCAGCGGTTTGTGA
- a CDS encoding serine/threonine-protein kinase, producing MDDLQTGDPRSVGGYRLLGRLGSGGMGSVFLGRSPSGRTVAVKFVHAELARDAGFRRRFRQEVEAARRVSGPWTAPVLDADTDSGTPWVATGYVAGPTLQETVTGLYGPLPERSVLALAAGLAGALREVHGRDVIHRDLKPSNVMLTLDGPRVIDFGIARATDGSVITRTGMAVGTPGFMSPEQARGEPVTPAADVFSLGAVLAFAATGRQPFDTGEGGAAALLYRVVNEPPALDGVPGDLRGLVERCLAKDPAGRPSPAEIAAAVEAPDAAGSWLPAEVVEVVGRRAVELLELERGDEPPVPDGARPSGSANAPSTAPLAGSPPFTAPHGYGPAASLPSVPSGPPRTSGIGRGAAMVLVMVGVAALSFALFFVLAVRGLGTGGGERAQETAASPTEPATPTEAASPTEPTWTGEPTRTAEPSATASSQSPLQPDETSSPTPAGEVGDVPEGFLGTWTWEGRDSDGPVSQRMVISQGSQEGQVMTVTTTDTDGYCEAVGELRDAAPHVIEVTVRGVRDVGGVSGCGSPTRHVFSLREDGTALYRGAGPSPRVYRKADG from the coding sequence ATGGACGACTTGCAGACGGGGGACCCGCGATCGGTGGGCGGCTACCGGCTGCTGGGGCGGCTGGGCAGCGGCGGGATGGGCAGCGTCTTCCTCGGGCGCTCGCCGTCCGGACGGACGGTCGCGGTGAAGTTCGTCCACGCCGAACTGGCCCGCGACGCGGGCTTCCGGCGCCGGTTCCGGCAGGAGGTCGAGGCCGCGCGCCGGGTGAGCGGGCCGTGGACGGCGCCCGTCCTGGACGCCGACACCGACTCCGGCACCCCGTGGGTCGCGACCGGGTACGTGGCCGGGCCGACGCTGCAGGAGACCGTCACCGGGTTGTACGGGCCGTTGCCCGAACGGTCGGTGCTCGCGCTGGCCGCCGGGCTCGCGGGCGCGTTGCGCGAGGTGCACGGGCGCGACGTGATCCACCGCGACCTCAAGCCGTCGAACGTGATGCTGACGCTGGACGGCCCGCGCGTCATCGACTTCGGCATCGCGCGCGCCACCGACGGCAGCGTGATCACGCGGACCGGCATGGCCGTCGGCACCCCCGGCTTCATGTCGCCGGAGCAGGCGCGCGGCGAGCCCGTCACCCCCGCCGCGGACGTGTTCTCGCTGGGGGCGGTGCTCGCGTTCGCCGCGACGGGGCGGCAGCCGTTCGACACCGGCGAGGGCGGCGCGGCCGCGCTGCTGTACCGCGTCGTCAACGAGCCGCCCGCGCTGGACGGCGTGCCCGGCGACCTGCGCGGGCTCGTGGAGCGCTGCCTGGCGAAGGACCCGGCGGGACGGCCGTCGCCCGCGGAGATCGCGGCGGCGGTCGAGGCGCCGGACGCCGCCGGGTCGTGGCTGCCCGCCGAGGTCGTCGAGGTCGTGGGGCGGCGCGCCGTCGAGCTCCTCGAGCTGGAGCGCGGGGACGAACCGCCGGTTCCGGACGGGGCGCGTCCGTCCGGCTCCGCGAACGCGCCTTCCACCGCCCCGCTCGCCGGTTCGCCGCCCTTCACGGCGCCGCACGGGTACGGGCCCGCCGCTTCCCTCCCGTCCGTCCCGTCCGGGCCGCCCCGGACGTCCGGGATCGGGCGCGGCGCTGCGATGGTGCTGGTGATGGTCGGGGTGGCGGCGCTGAGCTTCGCCCTGTTCTTCGTCCTGGCGGTGCGGGGCCTGGGGACGGGCGGCGGGGAGCGCGCGCAGGAGACCGCCGCGTCGCCGACGGAACCCGCCACGCCCACGGAGGCCGCCTCGCCCACGGAGCCCACCTGGACGGGTGAGCCGACCCGAACGGCCGAACCATCCGCGACGGCGTCGTCGCAATCGCCACTGCAACCCGACGAGACCTCTTCCCCGACGCCCGCGGGTGAGGTCGGGGACGTCCCCGAGGGGTTCCTCGGCACGTGGACCTGGGAGGGGCGGGACAGCGACGGCCCCGTCTCCCAGCGCATGGTCATCTCGCAGGGATCCCAGGAAGGCCAGGTCATGACCGTCACCACCACCGATACCGACGGGTACTGCGAGGCCGTGGGCGAGCTGAGGGACGCCGCCCCGCACGTCATCGAGGTGACGGTTCGCGGGGTCCGCGACGTCGGCGGCGTGTCCGGGTGCGGCAGCCCCACCCGGCACGTGTTCAGCCTCCGGGAGGACGGGACCGCCCTCTACCGGGGCGCCGGGCCGTCCCCCCGCGTGTACCGGAAGGCCGACGGGTAG
- a CDS encoding CaiB/BaiF CoA-transferase family protein: MNALGDLRVVEMGQLLAGPFCGQLLGDFGAEVIKIEPPGAGDPMREWGREKPHGKSLWWPILARNKKSVTLNLRTSEGQALARRVIARADVLVENFRPGTLERWGLSPDELRAENPRLIVTRVTGYGQDGPYAPRAGFGSIGEAMGGIRYVTGDPENPPSRAGISLGDELAGTFAALGTLVALHARHRTGRGQVVDSALYEAVLAMMESLVPEWDIAGYQRERTGSVLPNVAPSNVYPTKDGPVLIAANRDTIWRRLSALMGRPELADDERFATHGARGANADELDELIGAWTSVQDSADLLELLHENGIPAGLTYRAKDMLADPHYKAREAIIRMAHPEFGEFPMQNVFPKLSDTPGEVRAVGPSLGEHNTEVYGGLLGLTAGDLDGLTTAGTI, from the coding sequence ATGAACGCACTCGGTGACCTGCGGGTCGTGGAGATGGGGCAGCTTCTCGCGGGCCCCTTCTGCGGGCAGCTCCTCGGCGACTTCGGCGCCGAGGTCATCAAGATCGAACCGCCGGGCGCCGGCGATCCGATGCGCGAGTGGGGCCGCGAGAAGCCGCACGGCAAGTCGCTGTGGTGGCCGATCCTCGCGCGCAACAAGAAGTCGGTCACCCTGAACCTGCGCACGTCCGAGGGCCAGGCCCTCGCCCGCCGCGTCATCGCGCGGGCCGACGTCCTGGTCGAGAACTTCCGCCCCGGCACCCTCGAGCGCTGGGGCCTGTCCCCGGACGAGCTGCGCGCCGAGAACCCGCGCCTCATCGTCACCCGCGTCACCGGCTACGGGCAGGACGGCCCGTACGCGCCGCGCGCCGGGTTCGGCTCGATCGGCGAGGCGATGGGCGGCATCCGGTACGTCACCGGCGACCCGGAGAACCCCCCGTCCCGCGCGGGCATCTCGCTCGGCGACGAGCTGGCCGGGACGTTCGCCGCGCTCGGCACGCTCGTCGCCCTGCACGCCCGGCACCGCACCGGGCGCGGCCAGGTCGTCGACTCGGCCCTCTACGAGGCCGTCCTCGCGATGATGGAATCGCTCGTCCCCGAATGGGACATCGCCGGCTACCAGCGCGAACGCACCGGCTCGGTGCTCCCGAACGTCGCCCCCAGCAACGTGTACCCCACCAAGGACGGACCCGTCCTCATCGCCGCGAACCGGGACACGATCTGGCGCCGGCTGTCCGCACTCATGGGACGTCCCGAACTCGCCGACGACGAACGGTTCGCCACCCACGGGGCGCGCGGCGCGAACGCCGACGAACTCGACGAGCTCATCGGCGCGTGGACGTCCGTCCAGGACTCGGCCGACCTCCTCGAGCTCCTGCACGAGAACGGCATCCCCGCGGGCCTCACCTACCGGGCGAAGGACATGCTCGCGGACCCGCACTACAAGGCGCGCGAGGCGATCATCCGGATGGCGCACCCCGAGTTCGGCGAGTTCCCCATGCAGAACGTCTTCCCGAAGCTCTCCGACACCCCGGGCGAGGTCCGCGCCGTCGGCCCGTCCCTCGGCGAGCACAACACCGAGGTCTACGGCGGCCTGCTGGGCCTCACCGCCGGGGACCTCGACGGCCTCACGACCGCCGGAACGATCTGA
- a CDS encoding GntR family transcriptional regulator: MARAADVAYDAVRRMILSGDAAAGSRLGESELAETLGLSRTPVREALQRLGSDGLVEVLPHRGARVVEWTRDDLAEIFELRSLLEPYAAARAARIGRDATVLAELTALCDAMEGAADARDLGELARLNSRFHAALIDASRNTRLPGMLTSVMHAPLIVGTFRRYDRAELDRSMNHHREIVAAVAAGDPDWAESAMRAHIRAAAANLSRKDDDDERTR; encoded by the coding sequence ATGGCGCGTGCGGCGGACGTCGCCTACGACGCGGTACGGCGGATGATCCTGTCCGGGGACGCCGCCGCGGGGTCGCGGCTCGGTGAGTCCGAGCTCGCCGAGACGCTCGGGCTGTCCCGCACCCCGGTGCGGGAGGCGCTGCAGCGGCTCGGCTCGGACGGTCTCGTGGAGGTGCTGCCGCATCGCGGGGCCCGGGTCGTCGAGTGGACCCGCGACGACCTCGCGGAGATCTTCGAGCTCCGCTCGCTCCTCGAGCCCTACGCCGCCGCCCGCGCCGCGCGCATCGGCCGGGACGCGACCGTCCTCGCCGAGCTGACCGCGCTCTGCGACGCCATGGAGGGGGCGGCGGACGCCCGCGACCTCGGCGAACTCGCCCGGCTGAACTCGCGGTTCCACGCCGCGCTGATCGACGCGTCCCGGAACACGCGGCTGCCCGGCATGCTCACGTCCGTCATGCACGCCCCGCTGATCGTCGGCACGTTCCGCCGCTACGACCGCGCCGAACTGGACCGTTCCATGAACCACCATCGGGAGATCGTCGCCGCCGTCGCGGCCGGCGACCCCGACTGGGCCGAATCCGCGATGCGCGCCCACATCCGCGCCGCCGCGGCCAACCTGAGCCGGAAGGACGACGACGATGAACGCACTCGGTGA
- a CDS encoding hydroxymethylglutaryl-CoA lyase, with the protein MLTPDDKIAFIARCVGAGTRRIEAVSFVNPERVPQMAGAEEVMAGVPRGEGVSYSGLVLNRRGLDRALDARVDEVNVVVPASDTFSARNQGATVAEMLDAWDGIAAAAAEAGVPATMTIAVAFGCPFEGEVPPERIANIARRAHAASASEIALADTIGVGIPTQVRDLTRRAREAAPGIPLRFHFHNTRNTGYANALTAIDEGVTVLDAAAGGFGGCPFAPAATGNIATEDLLYALHRAGAETGIDMEQVARTGTWLGDLLGEPVPALLGRAGGFPA; encoded by the coding sequence GTGCTCACCCCGGACGACAAGATCGCGTTCATCGCGCGCTGCGTGGGCGCCGGGACGCGCCGTATCGAGGCGGTCTCGTTCGTCAACCCCGAGCGCGTCCCGCAGATGGCCGGGGCCGAGGAGGTCATGGCCGGGGTGCCGAGGGGCGAGGGCGTGTCCTACAGCGGGCTCGTGCTGAACCGGCGGGGCCTCGACCGGGCCCTGGACGCCCGCGTGGACGAGGTCAACGTGGTCGTTCCGGCGTCCGACACCTTCAGCGCCCGCAACCAGGGCGCGACCGTCGCCGAGATGCTGGACGCGTGGGACGGCATCGCCGCCGCGGCGGCGGAGGCCGGGGTGCCCGCGACCATGACGATCGCCGTCGCGTTCGGCTGCCCGTTCGAGGGCGAGGTCCCCCCGGAGCGGATCGCGAACATCGCGCGCCGGGCGCACGCGGCGTCGGCGTCCGAGATCGCCTTGGCCGACACCATCGGCGTGGGCATCCCCACCCAGGTGCGGGACCTCACGCGGCGCGCGCGCGAGGCCGCCCCCGGAATCCCCCTGCGGTTCCACTTCCACAACACGCGCAACACCGGCTACGCGAACGCGCTCACCGCGATCGACGAGGGCGTGACGGTTCTCGACGCGGCCGCGGGCGGCTTCGGCGGATGCCCGTTCGCCCCCGCCGCCACCGGCAACATCGCCACCGAGGACCTCCTCTACGCCCTCCACCGCGCGGGCGCCGAGACGGGCATCGACATGGAACAGGTCGCCCGGACCGGCACCTGGCTGGGCGACCTCCTCGGCGAACCCGTCCCTGCCCTGCTCGGACGCGCCGGGGGTTTCCCGGCGTAA
- a CDS encoding TetR/AcrR family transcriptional regulator yields MSGDGTSGTERTQRTEHTEQAERAERAQQKGRTERTVRRQARGERRIAQILDAAAGVLAESGYEAATTNKIAAAAGISPGSLYQFFPNKEAIAEALADRFTAQMGGAHRTAFESADLGAVPLAELIDRIVDPLLAFNIANPGFKALFARPDMPPELSAATRPIQDALLGRVEGILAARAPGLAGDDRTRGARVLIQVFKALVPMVATAGTQDERDALVAELKRVLAGYMTALEAQGRT; encoded by the coding sequence ATGAGCGGGGACGGCACGTCCGGAACGGAGCGGACGCAGCGGACGGAGCACACCGAGCAGGCGGAGCGCGCGGAACGGGCGCAGCAGAAAGGGCGCACGGAACGGACGGTGCGGCGGCAGGCGCGCGGCGAGCGCCGGATCGCGCAGATCCTGGACGCGGCGGCCGGGGTGCTCGCCGAGTCGGGGTACGAGGCCGCGACCACGAACAAGATCGCGGCGGCGGCGGGCATCTCGCCCGGCTCGCTCTACCAGTTCTTCCCGAACAAGGAGGCGATCGCCGAGGCGCTCGCCGACCGGTTCACCGCGCAGATGGGCGGCGCCCACCGGACGGCCTTCGAGTCCGCCGACCTGGGCGCGGTGCCGCTCGCCGAGCTGATCGACCGGATCGTCGATCCGCTGCTCGCGTTCAACATCGCCAACCCGGGCTTCAAGGCGCTGTTCGCGCGGCCCGACATGCCGCCCGAACTGTCCGCCGCCACGCGTCCCATCCAGGACGCGCTGCTCGGACGCGTCGAGGGCATCCTCGCCGCGCGCGCGCCGGGCCTCGCAGGTGACGACCGGACGCGTGGCGCGCGCGTCCTGATCCAGGTGTTCAAGGCGCTGGTCCCGATGGTGGCGACGGCCGGGACGCAGGACGAACGGGACGCGCTCGTGGCGGAGCTCAAGCGCGTCCTGGCCGGGTACATGACCGCCCTGGAGGCCCAGGGCCGGACCTGA
- a CDS encoding MMPL family transporter yields MFTPHGLGRFVTRRARLITTLGLAALVLVGIVGAGTIGALSLNRFEAPGSESMRASDVLARDHATGSPNVALLVTARTGTVDDPAVAAAGRSLTAELAARDGVGDAWSYWSRGGPGTLRSEDARHALVLAWVPGDADHVRRDVLPGLAADLTRTGPAVEVTVGGGDEVFRHVMEQARADFVRAELIILPLTLLLLWLVYRRFAAALVTLATGLFAVLGSLALLRIPLAFTEISTFASNIALVMGIGLGVDYGLFMIFRFREELAGRDGDVRAAVVATVRGAGRTVLFSGVTVAAALAVLLAFPFPFLASFAYAGVAVVAAAVVGATVLLPAALTLLGDRVARRTPAHRSAARWHAFAAAVMRRPLVLGGTALALVLLLGAPFLGVRFGLPDDRVLNTSAPVRTMYDEIRASFAVEEADALQVVLPASPPDSADLGPYAAELSRVDGIVRVDSPDGSYTGGRPVPAPAGARYASADGARLVAVPSSERLAADAVGLVADVRAVPAPAPALVGGYPAELADYRDAVTARLPLVAGLIVAVTVVVLFLMTGSVLAPLKATVLNLLSLSVMFGALVWIFQEGNLSGLLGFTPTGSIEPSIPILMFCIAYGLSMDYEVFLLSRIKEEYDRTGDAAASVPLGIARSGPLVTAAALILAVSFATYATGDVVFLQQLGIGMALAVLVDATLIRGVLLPAFMRLAGRANWWAPRPLRALHRRVGLTEDPPPAAPSPGPSPAAEEARV; encoded by the coding sequence GTGTTCACACCGCACGGCCTCGGCCGGTTCGTCACCCGACGGGCCCGCCTGATCACCACGCTCGGCCTCGCCGCACTCGTCCTCGTCGGGATCGTCGGCGCCGGCACGATCGGCGCCCTGTCGCTCAACCGGTTCGAGGCGCCCGGCTCCGAATCGATGCGGGCCTCCGACGTCCTCGCCCGCGACCACGCCACCGGCAGCCCGAACGTCGCGCTCCTCGTCACGGCCCGCACCGGCACCGTCGACGACCCGGCCGTCGCTGCCGCCGGACGCTCGCTGACCGCCGAGCTCGCCGCCCGCGACGGCGTCGGCGACGCCTGGTCCTACTGGAGCCGCGGCGGCCCCGGCACGCTGCGGAGCGAGGACGCGCGGCACGCGCTCGTCCTCGCCTGGGTGCCCGGCGACGCCGACCACGTCCGCCGCGACGTCCTGCCCGGCCTCGCCGCCGACCTCACCCGCACCGGTCCGGCCGTCGAGGTCACGGTCGGGGGCGGCGACGAGGTGTTCCGGCACGTCATGGAGCAGGCCCGCGCCGACTTCGTCCGCGCCGAGCTGATCATCCTGCCGCTGACCCTGCTGCTCCTCTGGCTCGTCTACCGGCGCTTCGCCGCCGCGCTCGTCACCCTCGCGACCGGCCTGTTCGCCGTCCTCGGCTCGCTCGCCCTGCTGCGGATCCCGCTCGCGTTCACCGAGATCTCCACCTTCGCCTCCAACATCGCGCTCGTCATGGGCATCGGCCTCGGCGTCGACTACGGCCTGTTCATGATCTTCCGGTTCCGGGAGGAGCTGGCCGGACGGGACGGCGACGTGCGCGCGGCGGTCGTCGCGACCGTCCGGGGCGCCGGCCGGACGGTGCTGTTCAGCGGCGTCACCGTCGCCGCCGCCCTCGCCGTCCTGCTCGCGTTCCCGTTCCCGTTCCTCGCCTCGTTCGCCTACGCGGGCGTCGCCGTCGTCGCCGCGGCCGTCGTCGGCGCGACCGTCCTGCTGCCCGCCGCGCTCACCCTCCTCGGCGACCGCGTCGCACGCCGCACCCCCGCGCACCGGAGCGCCGCCCGCTGGCACGCGTTCGCCGCGGCCGTCATGCGCCGCCCGCTCGTCCTCGGCGGCACCGCGCTCGCGCTCGTCCTGCTGCTCGGCGCCCCGTTCCTCGGCGTCCGCTTCGGACTCCCGGACGACCGCGTGCTCAACACCTCCGCGCCCGTCCGGACGATGTACGACGAGATCCGCGCCTCGTTCGCCGTCGAGGAAGCCGACGCCCTGCAGGTCGTCCTGCCCGCGTCGCCGCCGGACTCCGCCGATCTCGGGCCGTACGCGGCCGAACTGTCGCGCGTCGACGGGATCGTCCGCGTCGACTCGCCGGACGGGTCCTACACCGGTGGCCGTCCCGTCCCCGCGCCCGCCGGCGCCCGGTACGCGTCCGCCGACGGTGCCCGGCTCGTCGCCGTCCCGTCGTCGGAGCGGCTCGCCGCCGACGCCGTCGGCCTCGTCGCCGACGTCCGCGCCGTCCCCGCGCCCGCACCCGCGCTCGTCGGCGGCTACCCCGCCGAGCTCGCCGACTACCGCGACGCCGTCACCGCCCGGCTGCCGCTCGTCGCGGGCCTCATCGTCGCCGTCACCGTCGTCGTCCTGTTCCTGATGACCGGCAGCGTCCTCGCCCCGCTCAAGGCGACCGTGCTCAACCTGCTGAGCCTGTCGGTCATGTTCGGCGCGCTCGTCTGGATCTTCCAGGAGGGCAACCTCTCCGGCCTCCTCGGCTTCACCCCGACCGGCTCCATCGAACCCAGCATCCCGATCCTGATGTTCTGCATCGCCTACGGGCTCTCGATGGACTACGAGGTGTTCCTCCTCTCGCGCATCAAGGAGGAGTACGACCGGACGGGCGACGCCGCGGCCTCGGTCCCGCTCGGTATCGCGCGCAGCGGCCCGCTCGTCACCGCCGCCGCGCTCATCCTCGCCGTCTCGTTCGCGACCTACGCCACCGGCGACGTCGTGTTCCTGCAGCAGCTCGGCATCGGGATGGCCCTGGCCGTCCTCGTCGACGCGACCCTCATCCGCGGCGTGCTCCTCCCCGCGTTCATGCGCCTCGCGGGCCGCGCCAACTGGTGGGCCCCGCGCCCGCTCCGCGCCCTGCACCGGCGCGTCGGCCTCACCGAGGACCCGCCGCCCGCCGCCCCCTCGCCCGGACCTTCCCCGGCCGCCGAAGAGGCCCGGGTGTGA
- a CDS encoding formate/nitrite transporter family protein — translation MSYVKPPDLVRSMVDAGEAKAFMSTRDTIIRAFMAGAILALAAAFAVTITVQTGEPLLGAVLFPVGFCLLYLMGFDLLTGVFTLVPLALLDKRRGVTLRLLLRNWGLVFLGNLAGAMTVAVLMAIVFTYGFSTDPNEVGQQIGTIGEGRTVGYADHGAAGMLTLFVRAVLCNWMVSTGVVAAMISKSVSGKVIGMWMPIMLFFYMGFEHSIVNMYLFPSGLILGGDFSIMDYLVWNEIPTVIGNLVGGITFVGLTLYATHGRTGPSRNRPAAPEEPPAAGEAASDEAADGAADGKPAAGETGVPVRVDA, via the coding sequence GTGTCCTATGTGAAACCGCCCGACCTCGTCCGGTCGATGGTCGACGCCGGTGAGGCGAAGGCGTTCATGTCCACCCGCGACACCATCATCCGGGCGTTCATGGCCGGCGCCATCCTCGCGCTCGCCGCGGCCTTCGCGGTCACGATCACGGTGCAGACGGGCGAGCCGCTGCTGGGCGCGGTGCTGTTCCCGGTCGGCTTCTGCCTCCTGTACCTCATGGGGTTCGACCTGCTGACCGGCGTGTTCACCCTGGTCCCCCTCGCGCTGCTCGACAAGCGGCGGGGCGTCACGCTCCGCCTGCTCCTGCGCAACTGGGGCCTCGTCTTCCTGGGCAACCTGGCCGGGGCGATGACCGTCGCGGTCCTGATGGCGATCGTCTTCACCTACGGCTTCTCCACCGACCCGAACGAGGTCGGGCAGCAGATCGGCACGATCGGCGAGGGCCGGACGGTCGGTTACGCCGACCACGGCGCCGCCGGGATGCTGACGCTGTTCGTCCGCGCGGTCCTGTGCAACTGGATGGTCTCCACCGGCGTCGTCGCCGCGATGATCTCGAAGTCGGTCTCCGGCAAGGTCATCGGCATGTGGATGCCCATCATGCTCTTTTTCTACATGGGCTTCGAGCACTCGATCGTGAACATGTACCTGTTCCCGTCCGGCCTGATCCTCGGCGGCGACTTCTCGATCATGGACTACCTCGTCTGGAACGAGATCCCGACCGTGATCGGCAACCTCGTCGGGGGGATCACGTTCGTCGGGCTCACGCTCTACGCGACGCACGGCCGCACCGGCCCGTCGCGCAACCGCCCGGCCGCGCCCGAGGAGCCGCCGGCCGCCGGGGAGGCCGCCTCCGACGAGGCGGCCGACGGGGCGGCCGACGGGAAGCCGGCCGCCGGAGAGACCGGCGTCCCCGTCAGAGTCGACGCGTAG
- the cynS gene encoding cyanase: MAPIMSKSEAARHVASAKVRRDLSWARIAEEIGAPLVWTTAALLGQHPMTREQAERVCAFLELDAAVAESLQLQPTRGTDPAVMNDPTIYRFVEALSVYGPALKELIHDEFGDGIMSAINFRVDFDRRADPDGDRVVITLDGKFLDYRW, from the coding sequence ATGGCACCGATCATGAGCAAGTCCGAGGCCGCGCGCCACGTCGCGTCCGCCAAGGTGCGGCGCGACCTGTCCTGGGCGCGGATCGCCGAGGAGATCGGCGCCCCGCTCGTGTGGACGACCGCCGCCCTGCTAGGGCAGCACCCGATGACGCGCGAGCAGGCCGAACGGGTGTGCGCGTTCCTCGAACTGGACGCGGCGGTCGCCGAGAGTCTCCAGCTCCAGCCCACCCGCGGCACGGACCCGGCGGTCATGAACGACCCGACGATCTACCGTTTCGTCGAGGCGCTGTCGGTGTACGGACCCGCGCTGAAGGAGCTGATCCACGACGAGTTCGGCGACGGGATCATGAGCGCGATCAATTTCCGCGTCGACTTCGACCGCCGCGCCGACCCCGACGGGGACCGCGTCGTCATCACCCTGGACGGCAAGTTCCTCGACTACCGGTGGTGA
- a CDS encoding PadR family transcriptional regulator — protein MTSDELILTQAQELRRGTVVLACLALLEEAQYGYALLETLNEAGVTVDGNTLYPLLRRLEKQGLLTSEWNTDESRPRKFYRVGPKGSLVREGLMHEWQSLVTSMSRLTKEIR, from the coding sequence GTGACCTCAGACGAACTGATCCTCACCCAGGCCCAGGAGCTCCGCCGCGGCACGGTCGTCCTGGCCTGCCTGGCCCTGCTGGAGGAGGCGCAGTACGGCTACGCGCTCCTGGAGACGCTCAACGAGGCCGGGGTCACGGTCGACGGCAACACCCTCTACCCCCTGCTGCGCCGGCTGGAGAAGCAAGGACTGCTCACCAGCGAGTGGAACACCGACGAATCCCGGCCGCGCAAGTTCTATCGGGTCGGCCCGAAGGGCTCCCTGGTACGCGAAGGACTGATGCACGAATGGCAAAGCCTGGTCACCTCGATGTCGCGCCTGACCAAGGAGATCCGATGA
- a CDS encoding HD family hydrolase has product MTADDRLIDRVPQPPDVPSRLAGQIAFIVEVDRLKTVLRRSVLIADDRRENDAEHSWHLALMAAVLAEYADEPIDVGRTLRLVLLHDLVEIYAGDTFLYDAEGEATQEAREREAADRLFALLPGDQETDFRALWDEFEERRTPEARFAKAMDRLQPLLLNYNNKGGTWRTPGVTDADVRRRKSVIGDASADLWAYAQRLIDEGARSGWVPTAPGPSEPPEAPEAR; this is encoded by the coding sequence ATGACCGCCGACGACCGCCTCATCGACCGGGTGCCGCAGCCGCCGGACGTCCCGTCCCGGCTCGCCGGCCAGATCGCGTTCATCGTCGAGGTCGACCGGCTCAAGACCGTCCTGCGGCGCAGCGTCCTCATCGCGGACGACCGCAGGGAGAACGACGCCGAGCATTCGTGGCACCTGGCGCTGATGGCGGCGGTCCTCGCCGAGTACGCCGACGAGCCGATCGACGTGGGGCGCACGCTGCGGCTCGTCCTGCTGCACGACCTCGTGGAGATCTACGCGGGCGACACGTTCCTCTACGACGCGGAGGGCGAGGCGACGCAGGAGGCGCGGGAGCGGGAGGCGGCCGACCGGCTGTTCGCCCTGCTGCCGGGCGACCAGGAGACCGACTTCCGGGCGCTCTGGGACGAGTTCGAGGAGCGGCGCACGCCGGAGGCGCGGTTCGCCAAGGCGATGGACCGGCTCCAGCCCCTGCTGCTGAACTACAACAACAAGGGCGGAACCTGGCGCACGCCCGGCGTCACCGACGCCGACGTGCGGCGCCGCAAGTCCGTGATCGGGGACGCCTCGGCGGACCTGTGGGCGTACGCGCAGCGGCTGATCGACGAGGGCGCCCGCAGCGGATGGGTGCCGACCGCGCCCGGACCGTCCGAGCCGCCCGAGGCGCCCGAGGCGCGGTGA